The Struthio camelus isolate bStrCam1 chromosome 5, bStrCam1.hap1, whole genome shotgun sequence genome has a segment encoding these proteins:
- the SGPP1 gene encoding sphingosine-1-phosphate phosphatase 1, producing the protein MSLCRRLARLAAHLQDPQKVAAFQRLCGVEGPSGWADAEQRSGGRGPLANGGPAAAERAAGPGSGPGPGRQHPAGNGAVPGGAGPPQGSWRRRPRRNSLTEEDGSQEFSTRSRFLYYLFSLGTELGNELFYILFFPFCIWNLDAWLGRRLIIIWVSVMYLGQCTKDVIRWPRPASPPVVKLEVFYNSEYSMPSTHAMSGTAIPLALLLLSCGRWQYPLLFGLILAFCWCSLVCCSRIYMGMHSILDVIAGFLYAILILVVFHPIVDLIDDFNLSYKYAPLIIISLHLALGIFSFTLDTWSTSRGDTAQILGCGAGVACGSHVNYMLGLNLDPPPDMLPLSLSSLTVTVFGKAILRLLIGVVILLLTKIVMKKATIPLACKIFRIPHDDVRKARQRMEVELPYRYITYGMVGFSLMFIVPCLFQFIGLS; encoded by the exons ATGTCGCTCTGCCGGCGCCTGGCCCGGCTGGCCGCCCACCTGCAGGACCCGCAGAAAGTGGCCGCCTTCCAGCGGCTCTGCGGCGTGGAGGGGCCGTCGGGCTGGGCCGACGCGGAGCagcggagcgggggccgggggccgctggctaacggcggcccggccgccgccgagcgggccgccgggccgggatcgggaccgggaccggggcggCAGCATCCCGCCGGCAACGGGGCCGtgccgggcggcgccggcccgCCGCAGGGCTCCTGGCGGAGGCGGCCGCGCCGCAACTCCCTCACGGAGGAAGACGGCAGCCAGGAGTTCTCCACGCGCAGCCGCTTCCTCTACTACCTCTTCAGcctgggcacggagctgggcaacGAGCTCTTCTACatcctcttcttccccttttgcATCTGGAACCTGGACGCCTGGCTGGGCCGGCGGCTGATCATCATCTGGGTGTCGGTGATGTACCTGGGCCAGTGCACCAAGGATGTCATCCGCTGGCCGCGGCCTGCCTCGCCGCCCGTGGTCAAGCTGGAGGTCTTCTACAACTCCGAGTACAGCATGCCCTCCACGCACGCCATGTCGGGCACCGCCATCCCcctggccctgctcctgctcaGCTGCGGCCGCTGGCAG TATCCCCTTTTGTTTGGGCTGATTCTTGCGTTCTGCTGGTGTTCTTTGGTTTGCTGTAGTCGAATTTATATGGGAATGCATTCAATTTTG GACGTTATTGCTGGATTTCTGTATGCTATTCTCATCTTGGTTGTCTTCCATCCAATTGTGGACCTGATTGATGACTTCAACTTAAGTTACAAATATGCACCATTAATTATCATCAGTCTCCATTTAGCCTTGGGCATCTTCTCTTTCACTCTAGACACCTGGAGCACATCACGAGGAGACACAGCTCAGATACTGGGCTGTGGTGCTGGAGTAGCCTGTGGCTCTCATGTTAACTACATGTTGGGTCTGAACCTAGATCCTCCTCCCGATATGTTACCGTTatctctttcctctctcactgTGACTGTGTTTGGAAAAGCCATATTGCGGTTGTTAATTGGAGTAGTAATTCTGTTATTAACAAAAATAGTGATGAAAAAAGCCACTATTCCGCTGGCATGTAAAATATTCCGCATACCACACGATGATGTACGGAAAGCAAGACAACGCATGGAAGTTGAGCTTCCCTATCGCTATATTACATATGGAATGGTTGGGTTCTCCCTCATGTTTATTGTCCCTTGTCTCTTCCAGTTTATTGGTCTGTCTTGA